A window of Microbacterium lushaniae genomic DNA:
CACGGAGGACGGCACGCGCTTTGACCCCGACACGTCGCACCGCCGGTTCCGGATCGCGCTCACCGACCTGGGCGAGGCCCGGCTGCTCCCGCGCATCCTGGTCGCGACGGGAGCCGCAGGATCGGGGATCTCGATCGAGGTCGTGACGCTGGACATCGACACCGTCACGCGGGACATCGTCTCGGGCGACATCGACGCGGCGATCACCAGTTCGCCCGTCTCCGGCCCGGTCGATCAGGAGGTCCTCTTCCAGGACCGCTACGGCTGCCTGGTGCCGAGCGACCTGGACGACGACGACGGACGCATCAGGGTCGAAGACCTCCGGCGCCTGCCCGAGGCCCGCGTGGGGGCCTCGGCCGGTCACCGCGCCATCACCGACGCCGTCACGACGATCGGCGCCGGCGTGCTCTCTCCGGTGGCGCACGTGGAGGTCACCCGGTTCACCGCGTTGCCCTGGATCGTCGCCCACTGCGGGTTCGTCGCGATCGTGCCCGTCGACGCGTTCCGCACGCTCACTGTCCCGACCGGGGCGAAGCTGCTGGAGCTGCCCTTCCCCTCCCCCACGACCTCCGTGCATCTCGTGTCGCACCAGGACGCCGGCGCAGCGACGGCGACGGCGTGGTTCCTCGACACCATCCGCTCCACGCTGGCGGCATGAGGAAAGCCCCGGGCCTGGGACCCGGGGCTTTGCTGTCTTCGGTGGCGAGTGAGGGATTCGAACCCCCGAATGCTGAGCAGTCTGATTTACAGTCAGATCCCTTTGGCCGCTTGGGTAACT
This region includes:
- a CDS encoding LysR family transcriptional regulator, whose amino-acid sequence is MAASIDLNLLRTFVEVFRAGNLTAAAESLRVSQPAVSHALRRLRAHFDDPLFVRTGSGVRPTRRAHDLYAEISGPMSHLLASTEDGTRFDPDTSHRRFRIALTDLGEARLLPRILVATGAAGSGISIEVVTLDIDTVTRDIVSGDIDAAITSSPVSGPVDQEVLFQDRYGCLVPSDLDDDDGRIRVEDLRRLPEARVGASAGHRAITDAVTTIGAGVLSPVAHVEVTRFTALPWIVAHCGFVAIVPVDAFRTLTVPTGAKLLELPFPSPTTSVHLVSHQDAGAATATAWFLDTIRSTLAA